The nucleotide sequence GCCACGAGGCGCTGGAGCGCCACGCCGAGCTTTTCCTGGTCGCCCTTGGAGTTCGGCTCGATGGACATCGAGATGACGGGCTCGGGGAAGGACGGCGGCTCGAGACGGATGTCGAAATCCTCGTCGCACAGGGTGTCGCCGGTGATGACTTCCTTGATGCCGACGACGGCGCAGATGTCACCCGCGTAGGCGACCTCGATTTCCTCGCGCTCGATGGCGCGCATGAGGACGAGGCGGGAGACGCGCTCGCTGCGGCGGGTGCGGGGATTGTAGAGGGACATGCCGCGCGGCAGCTGGCCGGTGTAGACGCGGAAGAACACGAGGCGGCCCACGAAGGGATCGTTCCAGAGCTTGAACGCGAGACCGGCCATCTTGGCCTTGTCGTCGACGACGGCCTCGACGACCTTGCCGTCGCTGTCCTGGCCCTGCATGGGGGGGACGTCGATGGGGCTCGGGAGGTAGTTGACGACGCAGTCGAGCAGGCGCTGGACACCCTTCTTCTTGAAGGCGGAGCCCGGGATGACGCCGGTGAACTGGAGGGAGATGGTGGCCTTGCGGACGCCGAGCATCAGCTCTTCGACGCTGATCTCCTCGCCGTTGAGGTACTTCTCGGCGATGACGTCATCAAAGTCGCACACGGCCTCGATGAGCTTCTCGCGGTATTCCTTGGCCTGGGCGGCCATCTCCGCGGGGATCGGCATCGTCTTGGGCTTCATGCCCAGCTGGTCGGCCGGATCCTCCTCGAAGGAGTAGGCGACGTTCTGCACGAGATCGACGAGACCGGAGAAGTTCTCCTCCTTGCCGATCGGGATGAAGATGGGATGGGCGTTGGCCTTGAGCTTCTCGCGCATCTCGGAGACGGCGCGGAAGAAGTCGGCGCCGGTGCGGTCCATCTTGTTGATGAACGCCACGCGCGGCACCTTGTACTTGTTGGCCTGGCGCCAGACGGTCTCGGACTGGGGCTGCACGCCGGCGACGGCGCAGAACACGGCGACGGCGCCGTCGAGCACGCGGAGCGAGCGCTCGACCTCGGCGGTGAAGTCCACGTGACCGGGGGTGTCGATGATATTGATGCGCTGCTTAATGCCCTTCCAGGGACCCCAGGAAGCGTTCCAGGCGCAGGAAATGGCGGCGGCGGTGATCGTGATGCCGCGCTCGCGCTCCTGCTCCATCCAGTCGGTGACGGTGGAGCCCTCGTGCACCTCGCCCATCTTGTGGACGGCGCCGGAGTAGAAGAGGATGCGCTCGGTCGTGGTCGTCTTGCCGGCGTCGATGTGCGCGGCAATACCGATGTTACGCGTCCATTCCAGCGGGAACGGACGGTCCTTCGAGTTGACCGACGAGGTTTTCGCCTTGTCGGTGACGACAGTGATCTTGATGGGAGAAGCGACGGACATGATCGGGTGATTCCTTACCAGCGGAGATGGGCGAAGGCGCGGTTGGCCTGGGCCATCTTGTGCATTTCTTCCTTCTTCTTCACCACGGAGCCGGTGTTGTTGTAGGCGTCCACGATCTCGGCGGCGATGGCCTCGCGCATCGGGATGCCCTTGCGGCCGTTGGCGGCGTCGACAATCCAGCGGAGGGCCAGGGATTCCTGGCGCTCAAAGGTGATTTCCACGGGAACCTGGTAGGTGGCGCCACCGACGCGGCGGCTCTTGACCTCCAGCTTCGGGCGGGCGTTTTCCATCGCGCCCATCAGCAGGTCGACCGGGTCGCCCTTCTGGAGCTTCTCGCTCACCTTCTCGAAGGCACCGTAGACGATGCGCTCGGCGAGCGTGCGCTTGCCGCTCTTCATGATGACGTTGATCAGGTGGGTCACCAGGGCGCTGTTATAGCGGACATCCGGGACGGTGGGGCGATGAGTGGCTCTGCGGCGACGTGACATGGTGGCGGAAAAAGAACGGGTTTACTTGGCGGCCTTCGGGCGCTTGACGCCGTATTTGGAACGGGAACGACGGCGCTTCTCGACACCGGTGGCGTCGAGGGTGCCGCGGACAATGTGGTAACGCACGCCGGGGAGATCCTTCACGCGGCCACCGCGCACGAGCACAATGGAGTGCTCCTGGAGGTTGTGGCCCTCGTCGGGGATATAGGAGATGACCTCGGTGCCGTTCGTGAGGCGGACCTTCGCGACTTTGCGGATGGCCGAGTTCGGCTTTTTCGGCGTGCGGGTCATGACCTGCACACAAACGCCGCGGCGGAAGGGATTACCCTGCAACGCCGGAGCCTTGGACTTCGCAACGACTTTGCGGCGTCCTTTTCTCACGAGTTGGTTGATGGTTGGCATGTGTTTGGATGAAAGGTTGGGAAAAGTGGAAAAGGCGCGGAACCTACCGGAGCAAGGGCCCCCGGCAAGAACTATTTCGCGCTTTATGGGAAACACGACTTCAGGCGGGGGATTCCCACTCGAAATCGCGGCGTCTCAGGTGCCTCTACAGTTTGGCTGCAGTGGCTGTAAGTGACGATAGGGAGGGTCAGAAAAGCAGGGGGCCTGACCCTACTTCAAGAGTTAAATCGAAAAAACAGCGGAAAAGTTATTCACAAGGGCTGAAACTGGCCTGGCGGAGGCCTACTCCCCTGCCCTGTCGGCCGCCACACGCGGGTCGAGTGACGCGACCCGGGAGCCTGCATGGAACCAAATTGCGGCTGGGGCCCGAACCGTGGACAAAAAGAACGCCCGACCCCAGAGGGGCCGGGCGAGAAGACATCCGGAGCAAGGCTCAACAGACATCTTTTTGGCGGGAGGACCTGCAGAATCCCCATTCTCCTCTCAAAAACAACGTCAATTTTTGCTTTAGCCGGGGGCGGCGACGGCCTAAACAAACGCCCGCGGCCCGGCCTGCTCAGGCGTGACTTCCGCCCCCCACCCTGTCTACCTCCCCATCCATGCGTTCGCTGAGGTCCATCGGTATTTCCGAAGAAAAATTCCAGCCCTGGCTGCGCCGGGAGATACTGCAGGCGCTAAAATGGGGGGCGGGCCTCCTCCTCGGTGGCTTGGCGCTGGCCGGGGGGCTGACTGCGGTTTCCCCAAGCTTTGCCGGCACCTGGACCACGTTTAACTATCAACTCTCCAGTGTGGCGCTGGACCAGCACCCGGTCGCCCTGGTGCGGACCTTCGCCGCCCGCCTGCGCGAGAGCGAGTATGGGTGGGCCCCACTGGGACTGGGTGCCCCCTTTAACATCACCGAGGCCCGCCAGCGCCTGAAGAGCGACTTCCCCGAGGTCGCGAGCGTGGTGGACGGCGTGCCCCAGGTCCCCCGCGCCCTGAGTCTGAAACGGGCCAATCCCGCCCGTTACGAACAACGTCTGGCCGAGTACGTGGCCCGTCATCAGCGGATCGAATCCGTGCGCTTCACCAGCCTGTACGACCGGGACGACCTGTTCTCCCCGCCCAACGCCAATGTGAAGCTCGGGTTGTTCGCGACCAAGGTTTTTGGCCTGCTGGATGCCCTGCTTTACACGCTCAGCACGATTGTCGGCGGCGGGCTCCCCGGGGTATTGCTCTTTGGCACGGTCCTGAGCCTCTCCGCCCCGGCCCTCTGGCGCTCCCGGCGTCCGGCGCGGATCTGGCTCAAGCTGCTCGCGTGGCCCACCCTCGCCAGCGCCCTCATTTGGGGGGCAATTTTCTTCATGGCGGTGGCCTCGGCGATGCTCGGCGGGTTCACACCTAACACGTCGGCCGTGACGCTGCTGGCCACCCTGCCCCTGCTCTTTACCCTGGCCAAGGCCCCGTTGCATCTGGCGGAGACTCTTGTTACCCCGGCCAAAAAATGGGACGGCATCGATCGGCGCAAACCGCGTCCGCCCGAGGCGCCCCCGGGCATGACAACGCCGCCGATTGGCGGGGCTTAAGAGCGAGGGCACCCACGTCACCCGCAAGGGGCCGGGCCGGGCGATTCCTCCCCGGCGTTCCTCGCGCTTTCACCGACCGGCCGCGCCCCTCGGCAGAGGCGCAAAAAAAGCCGCCCGGTCTTGCGACCAGGCGGCTTGAAAGGTGTGGAGTTCCGTCGGCTTAGCTCGCCTCGGCCGTGGCCTTGGGGGCCTCGTCCATCGGGATCTCGCCGCCGAGGGGCAGCGTGACCTTGAGCTTCTTGTAGGCCGGGAGTCCGGTGCCCGCAGGGATCAGGTGACCCATGATGACGTTTTCCTTGAAGCCCTTGAGCGTATCGACCTTGCCCAGCGTCGAGGCGTCGGTGAGGACGCGGGTCGTCTCCTGGAAGGAGGCGGCCGAGATGAAGCTCTCGGTCTCGAGCGAGGCCTTGGTGATGCCCAGCAGGATCGGCTCGGCCTCGGCCGGCTTGCCGCCGGCGGTCTCCATGCGCTTGTTTTCGCGCAGGAAGGCGATGCGGTCGATCTGCTCGCCCCAGAACCACTCGGTGTCACCCGGATCGCTGATGCGGACCTTGCGGAGCATCTGGCGGATGATGACCTCGATGTGCTTGTCGTTGATCGACACGCCCTGGAGACGATAGACTTCCTGCACCTGGCCGATGAGGAACTCATACAGCGCGGTCGGCCCGAGGATTTCCAGAATCTCATGCGGATCGGCGGAGCCTTCCGTGAGATGCTGGCCCTTGTGGACGACGTCGCCGGCCTGCACGATGATGTGCTTGCCGTGCGGGATGAGGTGTTCCTCTTCCGCGCCGGACTCTTCCTGGCGGACGACGAGCTTGCGCTTGCCGCGGATGGAGCCCTCGAAGGAGACGACACCCTCGATGCGGGCCATCTCGGCGGCTTCCTTCGGGCGGCGGGCTTCGAAAAGCTCGGCCACGCGGGGGAGACCACCGGTGATGTCCTTGGTGACGGACGCCTGACGCGGGGTCTTGGCGAGCAGCGCACCGGGCTGGATGATGTCACCCTCGGCGACCGCGACCTGCGCGCCCGTCGGGATGGAGTAAGCGGCGACCGGCTTGCCGTGATCGTCGCGAACTTCGATCTGCGGGTTGAGGTCTTCCTTGTGCTCGATGACCACGGTCGCGATGCGGCCGGTGGATTCGTCGAGCTCGCGCTTCACGGTCACACCCGGGATCATGTCCTTGAAGTGGAGCGTGCCGGCCTTCTCGGAGAGGACCGGGATGTTGTACGGATCCCACTGGGCGATGGTCTGGCCCTTGGTGACCTTGTCGGCGTCGGAGACGGAGAGGAAGGTGCCGACCACGATCGGGTAGGACTCCAGCTCGCGGTCGTTGTCGTCGAGGATCTGCAGCGAACCGGTCTTGTTGAGGACGATGTTGAAGCCCTCGGCGGTCTGCACGAGACGGAGGCCGCGGTATTTGACGATACCGGAATTGCGGACCTTGATCTCGGGGTTCTTCGAGCCGGCGGAAGCGACGCCACCGATGTGGAAGGTACGCATGGTGAGCTGCGTGCCGGGCTCGCCGATGGACTGGGCGGCGATGATGCCGACGGAGTCACCGATCTTCGCGACCTTGTTGGTGGCGGGATTGATGCCGTAGGACTTCGCGTCGATGCCGTGCTCGCTGGTGGAGGTGAGCGGCGAGAGCACCTTGATGCGCTCGATGCCGGAGTCGTCGATCCGCTTGCCCAGCTCCTCGGTGATGAGTTCGCCGGCGCCGACGATGGTCTTCGTCGGGTTGAGGGGATCGTAGACGTCGTCGGCCGAGAACCGGCCCACGATGCGTTCCGCGAGGGAGACCAGCATGGTTTCGCCTTCGAAGATCGCCTTCTTCCAGATGCCGTCGCGGGTGCCGCAGTCTTCCTCGGTGATGACCACGTCCATGGCCACGTCGCACAGCTTGCGCGTCATGTAGCCGGCGTCGGCGGTCTTGAGGGCGGTGTCGGCGAGACCCTTGCGGGCGCCGTGGGTCGAGATGAAGTACTCGAGCACCGTGAGGCCCTCGCGGAAGGAGGACAGGATGGGGCGCTCGATGATCTCGCCGGAGGGCTTGGCCATGAGGCCGCGGAGACCGCACAGCTGGCGAACCTGCTGCTTGTTACCGCGGGCGCCGGAATCCATCATGATGTAAACCGGATTCACCTCGGTGCGGCCGTCGTTGTTCTCGAGCTTGGCGAAGACCGCCTTGGCGATGCGGTCGGTGGCGCCGGTCCAGATGTCGATGATCTTGTTGTAGCGCTCGCCGGAGGTGATGATGCCCTTCTTGTACTGGGACTCGACCTCGTCGACCTTCTTGCGTGCGTCGGCCACGATCTCCTTCTTGTTCTCGGGGATGATCATGTCGTCGATACCGATAGAGATACCGGCCTGCATGGCGGTCTGGAAGCCCAGCTCCTTCAGCTTGTCGAGGGTCTCGACCGTGACGCGGTCACCCGCCACCTTGTAGGTGTTGAGGATGAGGTCGCCCAGCTTGCCCTTCGGCACCGGGAAGTTGATGAAACCGAGACCGGCGGGCCAGATCTGGTTGAAGATCACGCGGCCGACGGTGGTGAGAAGCACCTTGCGCTCCTTGTTGCCGTAGACGGTGTCCTTGCCGAAATCGGGGTTCGGGACGTGGATCCAATCGTGCACCTTGAGGGCGCCGTCCATCTTGACGTACTGGACTTCCTGGAGGCCGGAGAGCAGCGGCACGCGGACGCCCTTGGCGGGCTTGGCGCGCGGCTCGACGGACAGGTAGTAGGCGCCGAGGACGATGTCCTGCGACGGCGTGAGGATCGGCTTGCCGGAGGACGGCGAGAAGATGTTGTTCGTGGACATCATCAGGAGTTTGCACTCCAGGATGGCCTCGAGGGACAGCGGCACGTGGACGGCCATCTGGTCACCGTCGAAGTCCGCGTTGTAGGCGGTACAGACGAGGGGGTGGACGCGGATGGAGGAACCCTCGATGAGCACGGGCTCGAAAGCCTGGATCGAGAGACGGTGCAGGGTCGGCGCGCGGTTGAGCAGCACCGGGTGGCCCTTGGTGACCTCCTCGAGGATGTCCCAGACTTCCGGGGACTTCTTCTCGATCATCTTGCGGGCACCGCGGACGGTGTGCACGAAGCCGAGTTCCTTGAGGCGGCGGATGATGAACGGCTCGAAGAGCACGAGCGCCATCTTCTTGGGCAGACCGCACTGGTTGAGCTTGAGCTCGGGACCGATGACGATGACGGAGCGGCCGGAGTAGTCGACGCGCTTGCCGAGCAAGTTCTGGCGGAAGCGGCCCTGCTTGCCCTTGAGCATGTCGGAGAGCG is from Lacunisphaera limnophila and encodes:
- the fusA gene encoding elongation factor G — encoded protein: MSVASPIKITVVTDKAKTSSVNSKDRPFPLEWTRNIGIAAHIDAGKTTTTERILFYSGAVHKMGEVHEGSTVTDWMEQERERGITITAAAISCAWNASWGPWKGIKQRINIIDTPGHVDFTAEVERSLRVLDGAVAVFCAVAGVQPQSETVWRQANKYKVPRVAFINKMDRTGADFFRAVSEMREKLKANAHPIFIPIGKEENFSGLVDLVQNVAYSFEEDPADQLGMKPKTMPIPAEMAAQAKEYREKLIEAVCDFDDVIAEKYLNGEEISVEELMLGVRKATISLQFTGVIPGSAFKKKGVQRLLDCVVNYLPSPIDVPPMQGQDSDGKVVEAVVDDKAKMAGLAFKLWNDPFVGRLVFFRVYTGQLPRGMSLYNPRTRRSERVSRLVLMRAIEREEIEVAYAGDICAVVGIKEVITGDTLCDEDFDIRLEPPSFPEPVISMSIEPNSKGDQEKLGVALQRLVAEDPTLRVKTDQDTGQTILAGMGELHLEIIIDRMKREFKVEATSGKPQIAYRETITKAAEGEGKFIRQSGGKGQYGHVVVKMEPNEKGKGVEVINETVGGSIPKEFIKPATDGLLEGANNGVIAGFPVVDAIIRITDGSFHEVDSSEMAFKMAGIFAFKEAMKQAGPILLEPIMGVEVTTPEEYQGDLMGDINRRRGQIQGMENKTGACIISAHVPLELLFGYVTDIRSLSKGRASASITPSHFAQVPNSQLAKIVETNAKGPART
- the rpsG gene encoding 30S ribosomal protein S7; translated protein: MSRRRRATHRPTVPDVRYNSALVTHLINVIMKSGKRTLAERIVYGAFEKVSEKLQKGDPVDLLMGAMENARPKLEVKSRRVGGATYQVPVEITFERQESLALRWIVDAANGRKGIPMREAIAAEIVDAYNNTGSVVKKKEEMHKMAQANRAFAHLRW
- the rpsL gene encoding 30S ribosomal protein S12, whose translation is MPTINQLVRKGRRKVVAKSKAPALQGNPFRRGVCVQVMTRTPKKPNSAIRKVAKVRLTNGTEVISYIPDEGHNLQEHSIVLVRGGRVKDLPGVRYHIVRGTLDATGVEKRRRSRSKYGVKRPKAAK
- the rpoC gene encoding DNA-directed RNA polymerase subunit beta', with the protein product MSTEHAREEVRSVLGSDENQFDNVSITVAAPETIRAWSKGEVKNPETINYRTFKPEPGGLFCQKIFGPVRDYECACGKYKRIKYKDVVCDRCGVEVTIARVRRERMGHIELAVPVAHIWFLKSMPSRLGLLLDMTARSLERVIYYENYMVTNAGKTPLELKQLLTETEYQQAVDEYGADAFTAKMGAEAVRDVLTQIDMEAVVAELHETMRATRSKQIKKKLSKRLKVIGGFISSKSRPEWMVMEVLPVIPPDLRPLVPLEGGRFATSDLNDLYRRVINRNNRLRNLMQLKTPDVIIHNEKRMLQEAVDALFDNGRHGRPVTGAGNRALKSLSDMLKGKQGRFRQNLLGKRVDYSGRSVIVIGPELKLNQCGLPKKMALVLFEPFIIRRLKELGFVHTVRGARKMIEKKSPEVWDILEEVTKGHPVLLNRAPTLHRLSIQAFEPVLIEGSSIRVHPLVCTAYNADFDGDQMAVHVPLSLEAILECKLLMMSTNNIFSPSSGKPILTPSQDIVLGAYYLSVEPRAKPAKGVRVPLLSGLQEVQYVKMDGALKVHDWIHVPNPDFGKDTVYGNKERKVLLTTVGRVIFNQIWPAGLGFINFPVPKGKLGDLILNTYKVAGDRVTVETLDKLKELGFQTAMQAGISIGIDDMIIPENKKEIVADARKKVDEVESQYKKGIITSGERYNKIIDIWTGATDRIAKAVFAKLENNDGRTEVNPVYIMMDSGARGNKQQVRQLCGLRGLMAKPSGEIIERPILSSFREGLTVLEYFISTHGARKGLADTALKTADAGYMTRKLCDVAMDVVITEEDCGTRDGIWKKAIFEGETMLVSLAERIVGRFSADDVYDPLNPTKTIVGAGELITEELGKRIDDSGIERIKVLSPLTSTSEHGIDAKSYGINPATNKVAKIGDSVGIIAAQSIGEPGTQLTMRTFHIGGVASAGSKNPEIKVRNSGIVKYRGLRLVQTAEGFNIVLNKTGSLQILDDNDRELESYPIVVGTFLSVSDADKVTKGQTIAQWDPYNIPVLSEKAGTLHFKDMIPGVTVKRELDESTGRIATVVIEHKEDLNPQIEVRDDHGKPVAAYSIPTGAQVAVAEGDIIQPGALLAKTPRQASVTKDITGGLPRVAELFEARRPKEAAEMARIEGVVSFEGSIRGKRKLVVRQEESGAEEEHLIPHGKHIIVQAGDVVHKGQHLTEGSADPHEILEILGPTALYEFLIGQVQEVYRLQGVSINDKHIEVIIRQMLRKVRISDPGDTEWFWGEQIDRIAFLRENKRMETAGGKPAEAEPILLGITKASLETESFISAASFQETTRVLTDASTLGKVDTLKGFKENVIMGHLIPAGTGLPAYKKLKVTLPLGGEIPMDEAPKATAEAS